From a single Okeanomitos corallinicola TIOX110 genomic region:
- a CDS encoding DUF4276 family protein: MVSIRIYIEGAGNANDDDELLPMQRPGFRSKIIAGKETTSSLREGFSQFFQELVNIAKEQKIEFRIVMCGSRIDAYENFKLSLESNPESFNILLIDSESPISPHQSSWEHLRNRKEDQSWIRGDNLDYDDDQCHFMVQSMESWFVADIDALRNFYGEGFKEEKITRGMRNYQNIEQVSPKTLLVWLESATRHSKHGKYDKKTRRPPHHALEILKRLNADIVRQSSPYCDRLFNTLRSRIGYLPDES, from the coding sequence ATGGTGAGTATTCGTATTTATATTGAGGGTGCTGGAAATGCAAATGATGATGATGAACTTTTACCAATGCAACGTCCAGGTTTTAGAAGTAAAATTATTGCCGGTAAGGAAACTACAAGTAGTCTTCGTGAAGGATTTAGTCAATTTTTTCAAGAATTAGTTAATATTGCTAAAGAACAAAAAATAGAGTTTAGGATAGTCATGTGTGGTTCTCGTATAGATGCTTATGAAAATTTTAAATTATCTTTAGAATCTAATCCTGAATCTTTCAATATTTTATTAATTGACTCCGAATCTCCAATATCTCCTCATCAAAGTTCTTGGGAACATCTGAGAAATAGAAAAGAGGATCAATCTTGGATTAGAGGTGATAACCTGGATTATGATGATGATCAATGTCATTTTATGGTTCAATCAATGGAATCTTGGTTTGTTGCTGATATTGATGCTTTAAGAAACTTCTATGGTGAAGGATTTAAAGAAGAAAAAATCACAAGAGGAATGAGAAATTACCAAAATATAGAACAGGTTTCTCCTAAAACTTTATTAGTATGGTTAGAGTCAGCAACTCGTCATTCTAAACATGGTAAATATGATAAAAAAACTCGTCGTCCACCTCACCATGCTTTAGAAATTTTAAAACGTCTTAATGCCGATATAGTTCGTCAATCTTCCCCTTATTGCGATCGCTTATTTAACACTCTAAGATCAAGAATTGGATATTTACCAGATGAATCATAG
- a CDS encoding AAA family ATPase, whose translation MEGKRFIHKIKLQNFLSYGSDGEEIELQPLNVLIGANTSGKSNLIEAIGILRATPTDLPAAFRQGGGTNEFLWKGNKDTPIAEIKITVNYPQKSHSLLLDYTLGFTTYDQRFDLVDEFIEPETRKEGFQFYYLNNFNGFRSFTVRDKDPLSGQERRSEQLLDLHSINSDQSVLSQIKDPNRYPEISYLSTEFYKISLYRSWQMGRDSELRKAQKADLPLHPLLEDGSNLGLFLDDLKYKGLSRKLIEYLKKFYETAEDLDVRIYGGTVQIFIREEGVIQPIPATRLSDGTLQYLFLMALLLDPTPPPLICIDEPELGLHPDILPTIAEMLIEASQRTQLIVTTHSDALVSALSEYPESVVVCERDNTGTHLRRLNPERLKKWLEKYTLGDLWRIGELGGNRW comes from the coding sequence ATGGAAGGTAAAAGATTTATTCATAAAATCAAATTACAAAACTTTCTCTCCTATGGAAGTGATGGGGAAGAAATTGAATTACAACCGCTAAATGTGTTAATTGGTGCTAATACTTCTGGGAAGTCTAATTTAATAGAAGCTATTGGTATTTTACGTGCAACACCGACAGATTTACCAGCCGCATTTCGTCAAGGTGGAGGAACTAATGAATTTTTATGGAAAGGTAACAAAGATACTCCAATAGCAGAAATTAAAATTACTGTTAATTATCCACAAAAATCACATTCACTTTTACTTGATTATACGCTTGGTTTTACAACATATGATCAAAGATTTGATTTAGTAGATGAATTTATCGAACCAGAAACGAGAAAAGAAGGTTTTCAATTTTATTATCTTAACAATTTTAATGGATTTCGTTCTTTTACAGTAAGAGATAAAGATCCTTTGTCAGGGCAGGAAAGACGAAGTGAACAACTTTTGGATCTACATTCAATTAACTCAGACCAATCAGTTTTATCTCAAATAAAAGATCCAAATAGATATCCAGAAATTTCTTATTTAAGTACAGAATTTTATAAAATCAGTTTATATCGTTCCTGGCAAATGGGACGAGATTCAGAACTAAGAAAGGCTCAAAAAGCTGATTTACCTCTACATCCTTTATTGGAAGATGGAAGTAATTTAGGTTTATTTTTAGATGATTTAAAATACAAAGGATTAAGTAGAAAACTTATTGAATATCTCAAAAAATTTTATGAAACAGCAGAAGACTTAGATGTAAGAATATATGGTGGTACAGTACAAATATTTATTCGGGAAGAAGGTGTAATTCAACCAATTCCTGCAACTCGTTTATCTGATGGAACATTGCAATATTTATTTTTAATGGCGTTACTTTTAGATCCTACTCCACCCCCTTTAATTTGTATTGATGAACCAGAATTAGGTTTACATCCAGATATTTTACCAACAATTGCCGAAATGTTAATAGAAGCATCTCAGAGAACTCAGTTAATTGTCACAACTCATTCTGATGCTTTGGTTTCTGCATTGAGTGAATATCCTGAATCTGTAGTAGTTTGTGAAAGAGATAATACAGGAACTCATTTGAGGAGACTTAACCCAGAAAGATTAAAAAAATGGTTGGAAAAATATACTCTTGGTGATCTTTGGAGAATAGGGGAACTTGGTGGAAATAGATGGTGA
- a CDS encoding PIN domain-containing protein, producing MVIVDSGFWIALINRRDDYHILAQEVLDTIDEPLITTWCVITETCHILLKRTGTNAQQTFIHSLEIGAFEVFDLKVQDGKRISELMNQYSSLPMDLAEASLIILAEYLGHGRILSVDFREFNTYRWKNRHPFENLMSINSQ from the coding sequence ATGGTCATCGTTGATTCTGGCTTTTGGATAGCACTAATCAATCGCCGTGATGATTATCATATTCTCGCTCAAGAAGTTCTAGATACGATTGATGAGCCTCTGATTACAACATGGTGTGTGATTACGGAAACTTGTCATATTCTCTTGAAACGTACAGGCACAAATGCTCAACAGACGTTTATTCATAGTTTAGAAATTGGTGCTTTTGAGGTTTTTGATCTCAAGGTTCAAGATGGGAAAAGAATCAGTGAATTGATGAATCAATATAGTTCTCTGCCAATGGATTTAGCGGAAGCTTCATTGATTATTCTGGCCGAATATTTGGGGCATGGGCGGATTCTATCTGTTGATTTTCGGGAGTTTAATACTTACCGCTGGAAAAATCGTCATCCTTTTGAGAATTTGATGTCTATTAACTCACAGTAA
- a CDS encoding CopG family transcriptional regulator: MSYRVMTSRNMRVNARLDSDRASKFNYIRQRTNQGASDIMKVAIDLYYEKLHQESPVKPLQLLRESGLIGCAEGDSDLSVNYKQYLTESLNEKYGHR, translated from the coding sequence TTGTCATACAGAGTTATGACAAGCAGAAATATGAGAGTTAATGCAAGGCTCGATAGCGATCGCGCTAGTAAGTTTAATTATATTCGCCAGCGGACAAATCAAGGTGCGTCTGACATTATGAAAGTGGCGATCGATCTTTATTATGAAAAATTACATCAAGAATCCCCTGTAAAGCCTTTGCAACTCCTTAGAGAATCAGGGCTGATTGGTTGTGCTGAAGGGGACTCTGATTTGTCGGTTAATTACAAGCAATATCTCACTGAAAGTCTTAACGAAAAATATGGTCATCGTTGA
- a CDS encoding type I restriction endonuclease subunit R — MITNASSLTLSNLRQTFGLRLDTSDRFFDEWLNNAPTLTEAELQGLDRLTRNYTYLSQEEPPLEEIVKLVVVSPLLDLAGFYQSPFLVKAEVSTSIEVADEANAMVVQGRIDILVIQDSFWILVIESKPAKLDVTAGIPQALTYLLSAPNLQSSCYGMVTNGREVLFLKCDHRQDVPQYTRSGTYRLLENTAERIQVLQGLKQIGAYIGDLRS; from the coding sequence GTGATTACAAATGCTAGTAGCCTTACCCTTAGCAATCTTCGTCAAACCTTTGGCTTGAGACTCGACACTAGTGATCGCTTTTTTGATGAATGGTTAAATAATGCGCCGACTCTCACCGAAGCGGAACTACAAGGACTAGATCGCCTCACTCGCAACTATACCTATCTCAGTCAAGAAGAACCGCCTCTCGAAGAAATTGTTAAGCTTGTCGTGGTATCGCCATTGCTAGATTTGGCTGGTTTCTATCAATCTCCTTTTTTGGTAAAAGCAGAAGTAAGTACCAGTATCGAAGTTGCTGATGAAGCTAATGCTATGGTGGTTCAAGGCAGAATTGATATTTTGGTAATCCAAGATAGTTTTTGGATTTTGGTAATCGAATCAAAACCTGCAAAGCTGGATGTTACCGCAGGAATTCCCCAAGCACTCACTTACTTGTTAAGCGCTCCTAATTTGCAGTCAAGTTGCTATGGAATGGTGACAAACGGCAGAGAAGTATTGTTTTTGAAATGCGACCATCGCCAAGATGTACCTCAATATACGCGATCTGGTACTTATCGGTTACTGGAAAATACAGCGGAACGTATCCAAGTTTTGCAGGGACTTAAACAAATTGGGGCTTATATTGGTGATTTGAGGAGTTAG
- a CDS encoding site-specific DNA-methyltransferase has product MISNDTIDKKVILGDVRTTASLIPDDLVQSIITSPPYFGHRNYSGENVNEEEIGRESKLEDYITNIVACFEAVKPKLKTNGLLWLNLGDTYRNKELLGVPWRVAFALKDNGWILRSDIIWKKPNAMPSSVKSRPTTEHEYIFLFSKSSEYYYDANSIREPHVTFTDKSKMKGGRSHLGRRNGTPENGKNSGNSNLHNGRWDQAFHPNGRNKRTVWEIPLGKFRDVHFAVYPELLVEICLLASTKRGDFVFDPFVGSGTTGVVALRNGRRFIGCELVESYQQMAQGRINETVFQPSLF; this is encoded by the coding sequence ATGATTAGCAACGATACAATAGATAAAAAGGTCATACTTGGAGATGTGAGAACCACAGCAAGTCTTATCCCTGATGATCTGGTTCAGAGCATCATAACAAGTCCTCCATATTTTGGGCATAGGAATTATTCAGGCGAAAATGTAAACGAAGAAGAGATAGGCAGAGAGTCAAAGTTGGAAGATTATATTACTAATATAGTTGCTTGTTTTGAAGCAGTAAAACCAAAGCTCAAAACTAATGGACTACTCTGGCTTAACTTGGGAGATACATACAGGAATAAAGAACTTCTTGGAGTTCCTTGGCGAGTAGCCTTTGCTCTTAAAGACAATGGTTGGATTCTACGGAGTGATATAATTTGGAAAAAGCCTAATGCTATGCCTTCCTCTGTAAAAAGTAGACCAACTACAGAGCATGAATATATATTTCTGTTTTCTAAATCAAGTGAATATTATTATGATGCTAATTCCATCAGAGAGCCTCATGTTACATTTACAGATAAATCTAAGATGAAAGGAGGAAGAAGTCACTTGGGAAGACGCAATGGAACTCCAGAAAACGGAAAAAATTCTGGTAATTCCAACTTACATAATGGGAGATGGGATCAGGCATTCCATCCCAATGGCAGAAACAAAAGAACTGTCTGGGAAATTCCTCTAGGAAAGTTTAGAGATGTTCATTTTGCTGTTTACCCTGAACTCCTAGTTGAAATATGTTTATTAGCATCAACAAAAAGAGGAGATTTTGTTTTTGATCCATTTGTAGGATCTGGCACAACTGGCGTAGTTGCGCTAAGAAATGGTAGAAGATTTATAGGATGTGAGCTTGTAGAAAGTTATCAGCAAATGGCACAGGGTAGAATTAATGAAACTGTTTTTCAACCAAGTCTTTTTTGA
- the smc gene encoding chromosome segregation protein SMC yields the protein MVHIKRVELTNFKSFGGTTSVPLLPGCTVISGPNGSGKSNILDALLFCLGLSSSKGMRAERLPDLVNNTQSAKKRATVEASVTVTFDISDIISRRDAETQSEDAGVVEEVEAEKNNSQSPTEWSVTRRLRVTTQGTYTSNYYINGVSCTLTQLHEDLENLRVYPEGYNVVLQGDVTSIISMNARERREIIDELAGVSAFDRKINQAKSTLDEVKEKEDSCRIIESELTIQRDRLYQDKLKAEKYRQLKKEFQEKQSWEAVLSWRSLQAQQDKFANDIHAGDVALGEFSTQLTNTNREIEEKNTALDVLNMRVKALGEDELLAVQSNLATQEAERKLLQRQQGEIESHLQETNKRLNQSQQEIQQYQVSLSQASQQQGLETSQVNSLRDERNTARQNLESSRQVAAGIATASEAWVQQQTALSRQVESLLQTIEPQRTEQAQLRERNSQLQELINEESQIIADLEPQLAQKKAECEQLETDFNAANKPIQDLAANLAATDQELQLQQDTQKRLLQEQRDKQRQLDKLEAQTQAQQEVQGTHASKVIIQSGLPGLCGLVVDLGKVESRYHSALETAAGARLGHIVVEDDRVAATGIELLKQKRAGRATFLPLNKIKAPKFTPDLTLRYVDGFVEYAMNLVECDRKYEEVFKYVFGNTVVFQTLEQARTQIGLYRIVTLDGELLETSGAMSGGSSNQRSTLKFATGEARESQEVVNLRTRLKDIDRVLDRCLEAITNLSARSKQLSLELTETRQGRREQELYLEQIKKEIKTLTAQLQNTRTQLSQNSEKFNHAQTRLAVLDRELPEQENQLQQLRHTLLELEASQTPSEWQEIQATIRNQEQQLQQKETDVREVEQRLQNLENQQQRLQEKIAESEARIIEYQQEQTTVSSQQVAVNSQLTELNQQITAIQVHLKQLEENLGEEKKKRDATEQELRALILHQQKIQWEIEKLQQTQAKRREDLTALKIQLQTLAPDLPNPLPEVPDKVDLEELQKELRSLGKRLQAMEPVNMLALTDYEIVEGRLQELTQKLETLEAERTELLLRIENFTTLRQTAFKEAFDAVNENFQSIFATLSDGDGFLQLENPEDPFSSGLNLVAHPKGKPVQRLASMSGGEKSLTALSFIFSLQRYRPSPFYAFDEVDMFLDGANVERLARMIKQQAEQAQFIVVSLRRPMIESAQRTIGVTQARGAYTQVLGIKLKSSDN from the coding sequence ATGGTGCATATTAAACGTGTTGAACTGACTAATTTTAAATCCTTCGGTGGTACAACTTCTGTCCCTTTGCTACCGGGGTGTACTGTCATTTCTGGTCCTAATGGTTCGGGAAAATCAAATATTCTGGATGCTTTGCTGTTCTGTTTAGGACTTTCTAGTTCTAAGGGTATGCGTGCTGAAAGGTTGCCGGATTTGGTTAATAATACTCAAAGTGCTAAAAAACGTGCCACTGTTGAGGCTAGTGTGACGGTGACTTTTGATATTTCTGATATTATCTCACGCAGAGACGCAGAGACGCAAAGTGAAGACGCGGGGGTGGTTGAGGAAGTAGAAGCGGAAAAAAATAATTCCCAGTCCCCAACGGAGTGGAGTGTCACTAGACGTTTACGGGTGACTACTCAGGGAACTTATACTTCTAATTATTATATTAATGGGGTTTCTTGTACTCTGACTCAGTTACATGAGGATTTGGAAAATCTGCGGGTTTATCCAGAGGGTTATAATGTGGTGTTACAGGGTGATGTGACGAGCATTATTTCGATGAATGCACGGGAACGTCGAGAAATTATTGATGAGTTGGCTGGTGTTTCTGCGTTTGATAGAAAGATTAATCAAGCTAAGTCAACTTTGGATGAGGTGAAGGAGAAGGAAGATAGTTGTCGTATTATTGAGAGTGAGTTAACTATACAACGCGATCGCCTTTATCAAGATAAGTTGAAAGCAGAAAAGTATCGTCAGTTAAAAAAGGAGTTTCAAGAAAAGCAGTCTTGGGAAGCTGTGTTATCATGGCGTTCTCTCCAAGCACAACAGGATAAGTTTGCAAATGATATCCACGCTGGTGATGTTGCTTTGGGTGAGTTTTCGACTCAGTTGACAAATACAAACCGGGAAATTGAGGAAAAAAATACTGCTCTGGATGTTCTGAATATGCGTGTGAAAGCTTTGGGGGAAGATGAACTTTTAGCTGTACAGTCTAATTTAGCAACTCAGGAAGCGGAACGAAAGCTACTTCAACGTCAACAAGGTGAGATAGAGTCTCATTTACAAGAAACTAATAAGCGATTAAATCAAAGTCAACAGGAAATACAACAATATCAAGTTTCTTTATCACAAGCTTCTCAACAACAAGGTTTAGAAACTTCCCAGGTCAATTCTTTACGAGATGAAAGAAATACAGCACGACAAAATTTAGAATCTTCTCGTCAAGTTGCTGCGGGAATTGCTACTGCTTCGGAAGCTTGGGTACAACAGCAAACGGCTTTAAGTCGGCAAGTGGAAAGTTTATTACAAACTATTGAACCCCAAAGAACTGAACAAGCACAACTGAGAGAAAGAAATTCACAGTTACAGGAATTAATTAACGAAGAATCTCAGATTATTGCTGATTTAGAACCGCAATTAGCCCAAAAAAAAGCAGAATGTGAACAGTTAGAGACTGATTTTAATGCAGCTAACAAACCTATTCAAGATTTAGCAGCGAATCTCGCCGCAACAGATCAGGAATTACAACTGCAACAAGACACACAAAAACGTTTATTACAGGAACAGCGAGATAAACAACGTCAGTTAGATAAATTGGAAGCACAAACCCAAGCACAGCAAGAAGTCCAAGGAACTCATGCGAGTAAGGTAATTATTCAATCTGGTTTACCGGGCTTGTGTGGATTAGTGGTGGATTTGGGTAAAGTTGAATCTCGTTATCATTCAGCTTTGGAAACTGCTGCGGGTGCAAGATTAGGACATATTGTAGTAGAAGATGATCGAGTTGCTGCGACGGGAATTGAATTATTAAAACAAAAACGTGCGGGTAGAGCGACTTTTTTACCCTTGAATAAAATTAAAGCACCGAAATTTACCCCAGACTTAACCTTGCGTTATGTAGATGGGTTTGTGGAATATGCCATGAATTTGGTAGAGTGCGATCGCAAGTATGAAGAAGTTTTTAAGTATGTTTTTGGTAATACGGTAGTTTTTCAAACTTTAGAACAAGCGCGGACACAAATCGGACTTTATCGCATTGTCACCTTAGATGGTGAATTATTGGAAACTAGCGGTGCAATGTCTGGGGGAAGTAGTAACCAACGTTCAACATTGAAATTTGCTACCGGGGAAGCTAGGGAATCTCAAGAAGTTGTCAATTTAAGAACCAGATTAAAAGATATTGACCGAGTTTTAGACCGTTGTCTAGAAGCTATTACTAATTTATCTGCTCGTAGTAAGCAGTTAAGTTTGGAATTAACGGAGACACGTCAGGGACGCAGAGAACAAGAGTTATATTTAGAACAGATTAAAAAAGAAATAAAAACCTTAACTGCACAGTTGCAGAATACCCGCACTCAACTATCCCAAAATAGCGAAAAATTCAATCATGCTCAAACTCGGTTAGCAGTTTTGGATCGGGAATTACCGGAACAAGAAAATCAACTGCAACAATTAAGACATACATTATTGGAGTTGGAAGCCTCCCAAACCCCCAGCGAGTGGCAAGAAATCCAAGCTACCATTAGAAATCAAGAGCAGCAATTACAACAAAAAGAAACTGATGTCAGAGAAGTAGAACAAAGATTACAAAATCTCGAAAATCAACAACAGCGGTTACAAGAGAAAATTGCAGAATCGGAAGCAAGAATAATTGAATATCAACAAGAACAAACAACAGTTAGCAGTCAACAGGTAGCGGTTAACAGTCAGTTAACAGAACTAAATCAGCAAATTACCGCTATTCAAGTTCACTTAAAACAACTAGAAGAGAATTTAGGAGAAGAGAAAAAGAAAAGAGACGCAACAGAACAGGAATTAAGAGCATTAATACTACATCAGCAAAAAATACAATGGGAAATAGAGAAACTGCAACAAACCCAAGCAAAACGTAGAGAAGATTTAACTGCTTTAAAAATTCAGTTGCAAACCCTAGCCCCAGATTTACCCAACCCCTTACCAGAAGTACCAGATAAAGTAGATTTAGAAGAATTACAAAAAGAGTTACGCAGTTTAGGTAAACGTTTACAGGCAATGGAACCTGTGAATATGTTAGCCTTAACCGATTATGAAATAGTCGAAGGACGTTTACAAGAACTAACTCAGAAATTAGAAACCTTAGAAGCAGAAAGAACAGAATTATTATTAAGAATTGAAAACTTTACCACCCTCCGTCAAACCGCATTTAAAGAAGCATTTGACGCAGTTAATGAGAACTTTCAATCAATTTTTGCCACCTTATCCGATGGAGATGGTTTTTTACAACTAGAAAACCCCGAAGACCCCTTTAGCAGTGGTTTAAACCTCGTTGCACACCCTAAAGGTAAACCAGTACAACGTCTTGCATCCATGTCTGGGGGAGAGAAATCTTTAACTGCTTTAAGTTTTATTTTTTCACTGCAAAGATATCGTCCATCACCGTTTTATGCTTTTGATGAAGTAGATATGTTTTTAGATGGGGCAAATGTGGAAAGGTTAGCGAGAATGATTAAACAACAAGCGGAACAAGCACAATTTATTGTAGTGAGTTTGCGTCGGCCGATGATAGAATCAGCACAGCGGACAATTGGCGTGACTCAAGCTAGAGGTGCTTATACTCAGGTTTTGGGGATTAAATTGAAATCATCTGATAATTGA
- a CDS encoding transposase, translating into MQVVERHIIQRNHPHYQEIDKLCFAAKNLYNYANFHIRQSFIFTQKYLDYNCLAKQLKGTEPYQALPAKVAQQVLLGLHRNWSSFFAAIKAYAEDKSKFLGRPKLPKYKHKEKGRHLLVYTAQAVSKPQMKSGLIHLSQTQIHIPTKVDYCYLNQVRIVPKIDHYVVEVVYEKEETDYGLDPNSIAAIDLGIDNLATLTSNQPGFIPVLVSGRIIKSINRYYNQRKANLQSLLPAHQKTSKRLQSLTKKRNFRVDDYLHKASRLIINHLVKCGIGTLVIGQNSLWKQNGNLGSRNNQNFVCIPHTRFVQQLSYKAKLVGINVLVSEESYTSVASFLDQDPIPTYGKVDSKEVNTSTKLSVKFSGRRIRTKFYQTGNGLLIHADVNGSLNILRKVVPTAFSLGIEGVVVRPVGVIPGK; encoded by the coding sequence ATGCAAGTAGTCGAGCGGCATATCATTCAAAGAAATCATCCCCATTATCAGGAGATTGATAAATTGTGTTTTGCTGCCAAAAACCTCTACAATTATGCTAACTTCCATATTCGCCAAAGTTTCATCTTTACTCAAAAATATCTTGACTACAATTGTTTAGCAAAACAATTAAAAGGGACAGAACCATACCAGGCCTTACCAGCCAAAGTTGCCCAACAAGTATTATTAGGATTACATCGCAACTGGTCATCTTTTTTTGCAGCAATTAAAGCTTATGCAGAAGATAAATCTAAATTTTTAGGCAGACCCAAATTACCCAAATATAAACACAAAGAAAAAGGCAGACATTTATTAGTTTACACAGCCCAAGCAGTGAGTAAACCCCAAATGAAATCTGGGTTGATTCATCTGTCACAAACACAGATTCACATTCCTACAAAAGTAGACTATTGTTATCTCAATCAAGTAAGAATTGTCCCCAAGATTGACCATTATGTAGTAGAAGTTGTCTATGAAAAAGAGGAAACAGATTATGGTTTAGACCCTAATTCCATAGCAGCGATTGATTTAGGAATAGATAATCTAGCAACCTTAACATCAAACCAGCCGGGATTTATACCAGTTCTGGTTTCCGGGCGGATTATCAAATCAATTAATCGTTATTATAATCAAAGAAAAGCCAATTTACAATCTTTACTACCTGCACATCAAAAGACCTCTAAACGACTACAAAGTTTAACTAAAAAACGGAATTTTCGAGTAGATGATTATCTGCATAAAGCCAGTCGCTTAATTATTAACCATTTAGTCAAGTGTGGGATTGGGACTTTAGTAATAGGTCAAAATTCCTTGTGGAAACAGAATGGGAATTTGGGCAGTAGAAATAATCAAAACTTTGTTTGTATTCCCCATACTCGATTTGTACAGCAGTTGAGTTATAAAGCGAAATTAGTGGGGATAAATGTATTGGTTTCTGAGGAGTCTTACACTTCTGTAGCTTCTTTTTTAGACCAAGATCCTATTCCTACTTATGGCAAAGTTGACTCGAAAGAAGTGAACACTTCGACTAAGCTCAGTGTAAAATTTAGTGGTCGCAGAATCAGAACTAAGTTTTATCAAACAGGTAATGGTTTATTGATTCATGCTGATGTCAATGGTAGTTTGAATATTTTACGTAAAGTAGTCCCGACAGCATTTAGTCTAGGGATAGAGGGCGTTGTAGTTCGCCCTGTCGGGGTTATTCCCGGCAAATGA
- a CDS encoding GNAT family N-acetyltransferase: protein MKQYYQNFIIRDWQQSDRQLAAAVISSVLSEYGLGWEAEGADRDVLEVEEYYLKTGGEFWVIEHQNNIVGTGAYYPIERGDNAVEIRKMYILPKFRGLGLGKYLLQELETAIFKRGFKQIWIETASILKEAVQLYETNGYIPTIGVETQRCDRVYMKVR from the coding sequence ATGAAACAATACTACCAAAATTTTATCATTCGTGACTGGCAACAGAGCGATCGCCAGTTAGCGGCAGCAGTAATTAGTTCAGTATTATCAGAATATGGCTTAGGATGGGAAGCTGAAGGTGCAGACAGAGATGTTTTAGAAGTTGAGGAATATTACTTAAAAACTGGCGGTGAATTTTGGGTAATTGAACACCAAAATAACATAGTAGGTACAGGTGCATATTATCCCATAGAAAGGGGAGACAACGCTGTAGAAATCAGAAAAATGTATATTTTACCCAAATTTAGAGGATTAGGATTAGGGAAATATTTATTACAAGAACTAGAAACAGCAATATTCAAACGTGGATTTAAGCAAATTTGGATTGAGACTGCAAGTATATTAAAAGAAGCAGTCCAGCTTTATGAGACTAATGGTTATATTCCCACTATAGGAGTAGAAACCCAAAGGTGCGATCGCGTGTATATGAAAGTGAGGTGA
- a CDS encoding ComF family protein, producing the protein MFKNLLNLLLQNNCPICQHSTQNQICQYCAKQLQSCQLQNPKALWKKPLPVFAWGSYGGTLKRAIAVMKYENHPEIGRLLGQYLGEIWLLNCTSENKKSVIVPIPLHSKKLKERGFNQAELIARGFCETTGLKLKAKGLTRIKDTKAQFSVSGTEREQNLADAFALGSDFKRPHPDTQVLLVDDIYTTGATVKSAIHTLNQNNINVLGVATIAVTAKT; encoded by the coding sequence ATGTTTAAAAATTTACTCAATCTATTACTACAAAATAACTGTCCGATTTGTCAGCACAGCACACAAAATCAAATTTGTCAATACTGTGCCAAACAACTGCAAAGCTGTCAATTACAAAACCCCAAAGCTTTATGGAAAAAGCCATTACCCGTTTTTGCTTGGGGGAGTTATGGGGGAACATTAAAGAGAGCAATTGCCGTCATGAAATATGAAAACCACCCAGAAATCGGGCGGTTATTAGGTCAGTATCTAGGAGAAATTTGGCTATTAAATTGTACATCAGAAAATAAAAAATCTGTAATTGTACCCATCCCATTACACAGTAAAAAATTAAAAGAGAGAGGTTTTAACCAAGCTGAACTCATTGCACGAGGTTTTTGTGAAACAACAGGGTTAAAATTAAAAGCAAAAGGTTTAACCAGAATCAAAGATACTAAAGCTCAGTTTAGTGTTTCAGGTACAGAAAGAGAACAGAATTTAGCAGATGCTTTTGCTTTAGGATCGGATTTTAAACGTCCTCATCCAGATACACAAGTATTATTAGTAGATGATATTTATACAACAGGTGCAACAGTCAAATCTGCTATACACACACTTAATCAAAATAACATTAATGTACTAGGTGTAGCTACTATAGCAGTAACAGCTAAAACATAG
- a CDS encoding PPC domain-containing protein: MNKTFKEKIRKIILIPVTILTMSLSISTGIAQENNSADNNKNLYKPIPLNPSGEVTDMLTIKDIPTGQGGFARDYSIKLEKGDNLAIDLSSENFDTIITLLAPNGATVGENDDGPDGTSNSLLFTRITETGNYIVRVRSFGETGVGNFKLKVTKLIPVK, encoded by the coding sequence ATGAATAAAACTTTTAAGGAGAAAATCAGAAAAATTATATTAATTCCTGTAACTATACTAACTATGAGTTTAAGTATAAGTACAGGAATTGCTCAAGAAAATAACTCTGCGGATAACAATAAAAACCTATATAAACCTATTCCCTTAAATCCCAGTGGGGAAGTTACTGATATGTTAACTATCAAAGATATTCCCACAGGTCAGGGAGGTTTTGCCCGTGATTATAGTATTAAACTAGAAAAAGGTGACAATTTAGCTATTGATTTATCATCAGAAAACTTTGACACCATCATTACACTGTTAGCTCCTAATGGTGCAACAGTAGGAGAGAATGATGATGGACCAGACGGTACAAGTAATTCTCTATTATTTACCCGCATTACCGAAACAGGAAATTACATTGTGCGTGTACGTTCTTTTGGAGAAACAGGAGTAGGAAATTTTAAACTCAAAGTCACAAAGTTGATACCAGTAAAATAA